A genomic region of Bradyrhizobium sp. ORS 278 contains the following coding sequences:
- a CDS encoding outer membrane protein — protein MFAYRWSGCHAGANAGMAWSRQQQNWSQLANAGAAPAQPAPQPVGNVNNPPPANPPVVANPPPNPPPPNNPGGNNGGGKPPTNKPPHYGDHGGGWWKPGKPYHGDKDHDWANGKPPYKHDHDKYDHDKHDHDKYDHDKYDHDDHHWPQVGSKGGDKPSWPWQTPYKDKDDKDKYDNYKDVKYSDNWFGKTHDDDHDKSRGWSQLQSSGYSDRSSWLSRDKDDDKKGGGWGGKKDDGYDKPSFGWSKQPAKDGHDSYAWIKPDHHDDDKHGGGYGWGGKPRDDDDGKGGYGGKPDKDHWEHHGGNDDHGGWPYHPGKPGWPPKNPPPKNPPPQGNNNPPAQNPPAQNPPVQNPPPVAGGGNVAPLPVAAVQIPTAMSSNGSDVVGGLQLGCDYQLDRFVVGIQAMADLGNINVSGPLAPGLTLNTRTSNLYTATVRAGYLVTPEILAYVRGGAAWTRTTVGVANTATGQSASVAFNRSGWTVGAGVEWMFARNWSAFAEYDYADFGTATGVLPGAAAITGGPNVVSQKTQLHTAMIGVNYRFEMLSRAGR, from the coding sequence GTGTTCGCCTACAGGTGGAGCGGCTGCCACGCCGGCGCCAACGCCGGCATGGCGTGGTCGCGCCAGCAGCAGAACTGGAGCCAGCTCGCCAATGCCGGCGCCGCGCCCGCGCAGCCTGCTCCGCAGCCGGTCGGCAACGTCAACAATCCGCCGCCGGCAAATCCGCCGGTGGTTGCGAATCCCCCGCCGAACCCGCCGCCGCCGAACAACCCTGGCGGGAACAATGGCGGAGGCAAGCCGCCCACCAACAAGCCGCCGCACTACGGCGATCACGGCGGCGGCTGGTGGAAGCCGGGCAAGCCCTATCACGGCGACAAGGATCATGATTGGGCGAACGGCAAGCCGCCGTACAAGCACGACCACGATAAGTACGACCACGACAAGCATGATCACGACAAGTACGATCATGACAAATACGATCACGACGACCATCATTGGCCACAGGTCGGGTCGAAAGGTGGCGACAAGCCGTCATGGCCCTGGCAGACGCCGTACAAGGACAAGGACGACAAGGACAAGTACGACAACTACAAGGACGTCAAGTACAGCGACAACTGGTTCGGCAAGACGCACGACGACGACCATGACAAGTCGCGCGGCTGGTCGCAGCTGCAGTCCAGCGGCTATTCCGACCGGTCCTCCTGGCTCAGCCGCGACAAGGACGACGACAAGAAGGGCGGCGGCTGGGGCGGCAAGAAGGACGATGGCTATGACAAGCCTTCGTTCGGCTGGTCGAAGCAGCCGGCGAAGGACGGACACGACAGCTACGCCTGGATAAAGCCGGATCATCACGACGACGACAAGCATGGCGGCGGTTACGGCTGGGGCGGCAAGCCGCGCGACGATGACGACGGCAAGGGCGGCTATGGCGGCAAGCCGGACAAGGATCATTGGGAGCACCACGGCGGCAATGATGATCACGGCGGCTGGCCGTATCACCCGGGCAAGCCGGGCTGGCCGCCGAAGAACCCGCCGCCGAAAAATCCCCCGCCGCAGGGCAACAACAATCCGCCTGCGCAGAATCCTCCCGCGCAGAATCCTCCTGTCCAGAATCCGCCCCCGGTCGCGGGTGGCGGCAATGTCGCGCCGCTGCCGGTGGCGGCCGTGCAGATCCCGACCGCCATGTCCAGCAATGGCAGCGACGTCGTCGGCGGACTGCAGCTCGGCTGCGATTATCAGCTCGACCGGTTCGTCGTCGGCATCCAGGCGATGGCCGATCTCGGCAACATCAACGTGTCCGGCCCGCTCGCGCCCGGGCTGACGCTGAACACGCGCACCAGCAATCTCTATACGGCCACCGTGCGCGCCGGCTATCTCGTGACGCCGGAGATCCTCGCCTATGTCCGCGGCGGCGCGGCGTGGACGCGGACCACCGTCGGGGTTGCCAACACCGCCACCGGACAGTCCGCCAGCGTCGCGTTCAACCGCAGCGGCTGGACGGTGGGCGCCGGCGTCGAGTGGATGTTCGCCCGCAACTGGTCGGCCTTCGCCGAATACGACTACGCCGATTTCGGCACCGCCACCGGCGTGCTGCCGGGCGCGGCCGCGATCACCGGCGGGCCGAACGTCGTCAGCCAGAAGACGCAGCTCCACACCGCGATGATCGGTGTGAACTACCGGTTCGAGATGCTGTCGCGCGCCGGCCGCTGA
- a CDS encoding DUF3160 domain-containing protein, whose protein sequence is MTIVSRALLTCCALLIAPIGASAQTPLVEEAAAPAEPYQGPFAYDEQETVVARSPTGAVSLDLPPGLSLRDYEASPAGTEVAVIVEDASRRQQVAFWAFGREGFARRIDVPAQTRLASITWHPHGKALFLLAIGERGSQILKLDAKAASFTAQTVYSSAAPLRRLVVGPRPFEVNGEKAPVLRLFFGERLASGAYALRTVTETGKALYTVVGPQRDAGKTNDDDAPNTTIAPSALPLQFHPAGNQLIWEDQKKCLHKLGYGVDNWGKSAPFGRDCGHTLTYAPNGIAAIDWQPGQPGIRIKGLVDGSDQPALSEYKLDSVPSQMPDGRGVIALTADGATRSLRYLPIAVPLADVANAWMYMESAADQQAFLRDRGLFRPLPEIDQLFKLYDTESYQCGAPDTRMPTRPYLVTTDLFWELYSAAFDGLFIILEREQAGPALARFVAAADAELAKRHPGSRMAIAFAAAHAVLEGRSDSNAEARLIVAARGSAQSLALQAPLDFAQFKPRGHYTTDAQKRYFGAVRYLSALPLSAEDTAMLRGLDAAVGKAATDWIAVYRPFIASSRFDLVWGGAASTIASHPDTRGTRLFPLSWGWDNEALDNVVDHAERPDAERITSRDGGSRLLPSGLDFAAIAGNRLAGELLSRDFATYPNLAGRIAAVRQRFVAAGGRSRGGLYDSWIAALATQWADSTTASAVAGPVWNAKRLQTGLASWATLRHATVLVNDKTVAECGEGGFEAIVMQPPRGYVEPDPASFAAIADLFEATIAIVRDSRSLAADAAANARLRDGIIRRLTESRDTIRKYQNIAEKELKGEGLSAEDFRLIQYVGRAAEHNFLIFSSLSNPQYALSNPDPMMKVVDVADAPSETRELGVGRPLEWDHIVPYSGRSEIVKGGVYSYYEFASPQPIDDAAWRKVVDAQVRPDWVARHLSANVLSCPARQP, encoded by the coding sequence ATGACGATCGTCTCGCGGGCGCTGCTGACCTGCTGTGCCCTGCTGATCGCCCCGATCGGCGCAAGCGCGCAGACGCCGCTGGTCGAGGAGGCCGCAGCGCCGGCCGAGCCATATCAGGGCCCGTTCGCCTATGACGAGCAGGAGACGGTGGTGGCGCGGTCGCCGACCGGGGCCGTGTCGCTCGATCTGCCGCCGGGGCTCTCGCTGCGCGACTACGAGGCGTCGCCGGCCGGCACCGAGGTCGCCGTCATCGTCGAGGATGCATCGCGCCGCCAGCAGGTGGCCTTCTGGGCGTTCGGCCGCGAGGGATTTGCCCGCCGCATCGACGTGCCCGCGCAGACGCGGCTCGCCTCGATCACCTGGCACCCGCACGGCAAGGCGCTGTTCCTGCTGGCCATCGGCGAGCGCGGATCGCAGATCCTCAAGCTCGACGCCAAGGCAGCGAGCTTCACGGCGCAGACGGTTTATTCCAGCGCCGCGCCTTTGCGACGGCTCGTTGTCGGCCCGCGGCCCTTCGAGGTGAACGGCGAGAAGGCGCCGGTGCTGCGGCTGTTCTTCGGCGAGAGGCTCGCCAGCGGCGCCTACGCCCTGCGTACGGTCACCGAGACCGGCAAGGCGTTGTACACGGTGGTCGGGCCGCAGCGCGACGCCGGCAAGACGAACGACGATGACGCACCGAACACCACGATCGCGCCGTCGGCGCTGCCGCTGCAGTTCCATCCGGCCGGCAACCAGCTCATCTGGGAGGACCAGAAGAAGTGCCTGCACAAGCTCGGCTACGGCGTCGACAATTGGGGCAAGAGCGCGCCGTTCGGCCGCGACTGCGGCCATACGCTGACCTACGCGCCGAACGGCATCGCTGCGATCGACTGGCAGCCGGGGCAGCCCGGCATCCGCATCAAGGGCCTCGTCGACGGCTCCGACCAGCCGGCGCTCAGCGAGTACAAGCTCGATTCGGTGCCGTCGCAGATGCCCGACGGCCGCGGCGTCATCGCGCTGACCGCTGACGGAGCGACCAGGAGTCTGCGCTATCTGCCGATCGCCGTGCCGCTCGCCGATGTCGCCAATGCCTGGATGTACATGGAGAGCGCTGCCGACCAGCAGGCCTTCCTGCGGGATCGCGGTCTATTCCGGCCGTTGCCGGAGATCGACCAGCTCTTCAAGCTCTACGATACCGAATCCTATCAATGCGGCGCGCCTGACACCCGGATGCCGACGCGGCCCTATCTGGTGACCACGGACCTGTTCTGGGAATTGTACAGCGCGGCCTTCGACGGGCTGTTCATCATCCTGGAGCGTGAACAGGCGGGGCCCGCCCTCGCGCGTTTCGTCGCGGCGGCGGATGCGGAGCTTGCGAAGCGCCATCCGGGCAGCCGCATGGCCATCGCATTCGCCGCGGCGCATGCCGTGCTCGAAGGCCGCAGCGACTCCAACGCGGAAGCGCGCCTGATCGTAGCGGCCCGCGGCTCTGCGCAGTCGCTGGCGCTGCAGGCACCGCTGGACTTCGCGCAGTTCAAGCCGCGCGGGCACTACACGACGGATGCGCAGAAGCGCTATTTCGGCGCGGTGCGCTATCTCAGCGCGCTGCCGCTGTCGGCCGAGGACACCGCGATGCTGCGTGGCCTCGATGCCGCCGTCGGCAAAGCGGCGACCGACTGGATCGCCGTTTACCGGCCGTTCATCGCCTCGTCGCGGTTCGACCTCGTCTGGGGCGGCGCCGCCTCGACCATCGCCTCGCATCCGGACACGCGCGGCACGCGGCTGTTCCCGTTGTCCTGGGGCTGGGACAATGAGGCGCTCGACAATGTCGTCGATCATGCCGAGCGGCCGGACGCCGAGCGTATCACCTCCCGCGACGGCGGCTCGCGCCTGTTGCCGTCGGGTCTCGACTTTGCGGCGATTGCCGGCAACCGGCTGGCAGGCGAACTGCTCAGCCGCGACTTCGCCACCTATCCCAATCTCGCCGGCCGTATCGCCGCCGTGCGGCAGCGCTTTGTTGCCGCCGGCGGCAGGTCGCGCGGTGGCCTCTACGACTCCTGGATCGCCGCGCTGGCCACGCAATGGGCCGACAGCACGACGGCTTCGGCGGTCGCGGGACCAGTGTGGAACGCCAAGCGCCTGCAGACCGGCCTCGCCTCATGGGCGACGCTGCGCCATGCCACCGTGCTGGTCAACGACAAGACTGTGGCCGAATGCGGCGAGGGCGGCTTCGAGGCGATCGTGATGCAGCCGCCGCGCGGCTATGTCGAGCCTGATCCGGCAAGCTTCGCGGCGATCGCCGACCTGTTCGAGGCCACCATCGCGATAGTCCGGGACAGCCGGAGCCTTGCGGCAGATGCCGCGGCCAATGCGCGTCTCCGCGACGGCATCATCCGGCGCCTGACGGAGTCGCGCGACACCATCCGCAAATATCAGAACATCGCCGAGAAGGAGTTGAAGGGCGAGGGGCTGAGTGCGGAGGACTTCAGGCTGATCCAATATGTCGGCCGCGCCGCCGAGCACAATTTCCTGATCTTCTCCAGCCTGTCGAACCCGCAATACGCGCTGTCCAACCCCGACCCGATGATGAAGGTGGTCGACGTCGCCGATGCGCCGTCGGAGACGCGCGAGCTCGGGGTCGGCCGGCCGCTCGAATGGGACCACATCGTGCCGTACAGCGGCCGCTCGGAGATCGTCAAGGGCGGTGTCTATTCCTACTACGAGTTCGCCTCGCCGCAGCCGATCGATGACGCCGCCTGGCGCAAGGTGGTCGATGCGCAGGTGCGGCCGGATTGGGTGGCGCGGCACCTGTCGGCGAACGTGCTGTCGTGTCCGGCGCGTCAGCCGTGA